The sequence TGAAATGTTACTTAAGTCAATTTCTCGTTGTTACATTGTTCTCGCCGATCGCCTGTACGTAATAAAGAGCAATACATAAATACGAATGCGCCGCTGCGTTGCTAACTGCGCTGCCGATCGATTTTGCAACGCGCCTGTATTCATTGGATGCAAATTTGTTTTAGATTGGGCAATTAAATAGTTATGGATCACTGGTAACAATATTAAACACGGTGTGCCGAGATAGTATACTCGGGAGGACGTCTCGCGTAATTGGTAATTTAGCGCAAAACCAAAGCAATGCCGAAAATTTACATAGCCATGGGGCTGTTAAGGCATTAGTTGACCTTATCGAAAATAGAGATAAGACCACATCATACGCTACACTCTCGATGGCTGTGAGAGCCATTCGGTAAATACAAAAATTCCATCGTAACACTCATTAAAATAACTTAGTCCGTTGCTTGATATGGCTGTTAATATGTTGTGATCTTGTGACTTGTTCATACATGTTctagtatatttttaacttcGTATTAACAACCCTTATCAAGGAAtcctttttttaactattagaACCGAAGATATAATTTTAGGCAAAAATCGTTATATTACAATTACCCAAATTTCATTGTATCtttcgtaaaatttaaattcgtgATCAAATATCACTCTATTGATTATtcgagaaataaaataaattacaatcgttaaaaatatttttattataaagacttGATATCTCTCTGTGAACAAAATAtagttagattattttttttagacaaCTGTGGATGGTAAAAGATAAGAGAAATGAAATGTTAAGCTTAAACGCTGTGCGTTGTATATCAGCACTGCTGTCCACGGAATGCGAAAAAAAAGGCATAATAAAATCGGTGCACAGAGAAAGAGAAGAGCCTAAGAAAAGTCAGGAAGAACTTATAAACGCTATACTGAAATGCATGGGACATTTTACAACATATTCAGTAGTTGATTGCGCGGAACAGGTAATGTGTATAAATTGCAATCAAACATTTAGTACTACGAaattaatagcttttttttcCACGAAGTAAACCAATCGATGgccattaatttaataatgttatttgttgCAGATAAAAGGCAATGGCAAAGGATATCATAGTTTAGTCGCGCTAATTAAAACACACGAGCCTATAGCTCTTAAATGTCTATTTAATTTATGCTATATAACAAAAAGTCGACTACTGTTAGGCCAAGCGGGTCTAATTGAATGTCTAGTGGATTTACTTCAAAAACGTTCAGGTACGACTAAACTAAACACGTCGTTAATCAAGGATACTTATATAGTAATGCTATGTCGATCTTTAACAACTAATAAGCATGTTATTACGATATTTGCAGATGTTTCGAGTTGGCCGGAAGGTGCGACAAAAGCTCTCTCACAATTGAGCAGGGAATCCGTGAACCGATCTCATTTGCGTAATTGTGGAGGTTTATCTTTACTTGTTGCAGCCGCTCGAGACGACTCATACGCTTTGCACGCACTTCTTCAATACGTTTTTGACGATGAATGTAAGGCAACACAAATTTTAAatcaagataataataataaatatattatattgattatattggAAATGTTATTTGGTAATTGTTAAATACTTTGatcaaagttttaaatattctctTTACAGCTTTCCAAATGCTTATTCGTACAGGTCTCGTTGGTCTACTCACTGATAAACttaaagattatatttcaaCAATGGAATACGATCATAACATAGAGATCGTCAAGTCCGGAAGTTCAAGTGTACCAGTCAGACGTAAAGAAACGCCAGAAAATGAGCCAGGCTCAGTATATGACATAGCTCTACaaaatttaactgaaaataacATAGGACCAGGTTTATTTGCGCGacgtaaaagtattttattatcggAAACTACAGATGACCTGAAGGTTGTAATTGAAAGGGATAGTTTGTTTGTTGGGTTCGTGGATGCCATTGATAGCGATGCCTCAGCGCCAAGTGAAAGTGAGGATAATGAACCACCACCACCTTCGCCACCGTCACCACCACGTCGAAAAGGGGTAAAAAGAGCTCGGTCAAAAAGTCCAAATTTGCTTCAGAAGGTTAGTCGGatttgtgtaataatattttttcacgtGGACAAAACATGTAGTTTCAAGAgctaatgttataataaaaagagaagAGAGAATAAGagcttatatttgtattaaggcTCTTTACGcttgttacaatattatattatcacaaGTTATGTTAACACTACCTACGTCTTGTAAATCGTGTCTATTTATTAGCTTAGGCAACATAATCAAGTGAAGAGGGCTCTAAGCCCTAATTATCGGAAAACTGATGACAGTTATTATGTTGCATGATAAAATAGttcgtacataaatatatttgccaAAAAATATCGTACCAATTTTCTGCATGTGCTAGATAAGCAGTGACCTACTAGCCTTGTAATTTTACTTATGACTCGTCATTTCTGAGAAATAATTCactaaaaatcttataattaaaattataatcttattccaccaacccgcattggagcatcgtggtggaataatctccaaatctTTTCCTCAAAATTTTACCACGAATTTGTAACTCTTCTGCCTATTTCTTTAGATGTGGCATATTTAGTTGCAATTAATTTTCTTAGACTTAATCTATATTGTGGCTCTTGTTACTCAAGAAAATCAATTTTACTAGTTTCTTTaagtataattacatttttagaaatcccatataataaaaatggctCATAAGGATTGGGCAGCGGGCGTTTACTGGGAACCAATGTCCACTGATTGGTCATCCCCTTGTCAATCACCTACAGAAACAAGTACTAATCAAGATAAAAGCCCCATGTCCCCTGCATCAGATGTAAATTTTTCGGACTTTAGCCCAGAACTTAAGGGATCTTCTAGCAGACGCAATCGATGGGATTTGAGTCCAGACTCTGGAACGAGTGCTGGCGAAGGAGGTTCAACTTCACCGAATCGTTCGGACTATCAGTGGAGTCCTAGCAGTTCCGGCCCTTCATCTCCATACAGCACAAATGATGGTACacataaaagttattaataattttatataattttatacttttaatgtgTTTCCACTGAAAAATAGTAATTTGCGTCTTTAGAAAGTTCGGATTCGGAGATATCTGGACGTTACTCACCAGTTTGCAGTGACACGGATAGCGACTCTGaagatgaagaaaaaaatatatcggcGAAAGCTGATACCGAATTAAAAGCTGCACAAGTAGTTCAAGATTTAGATGAACTAGTCATGGACGATCAAAGTGATCATGAGGACTCTCCCTCAGATGGTaaggattaataaaatattacgtatttaattaatcagCGTCATAGTCTAACTAAAAGCATCAAAAGTTTAAACACGAGCTAAGTTTTTTTACAATCATCATGGTTTCTCCCTATTTtcgttaagttaaaaaaatatatttaatattttttatcaaaatttgatatataaataaaacctcaTTTTATAGTAGTCTTATAAAAAGTGATAATCTTTTTTAGATGTATGCAAAATAGATATAAACTCAAAGACATCAGTCATAGCATGCGTCATGGTGCTACTGTTCCGTGTCGCTCATGGCTCGTGTAGAACTTGCAGCACTGTCCGCGATGAAGCGGTGCATAATCGTACCATGATTTCACTTACCGGTCGGGAATGTCTTAACGGCCTTCTTGATTATGTGGAGAGATGTGATCGTCCCATAGGCAGGGCGGCAAGGATACTCGCTAGAGTGCTCAGGTGACatgcttattatttaaaatatttatagatgttCTCTTTTACGATTTCATTTACGTAAAACTTCAATGGCGTTTTTTGGTCCCTGAGGACCCGGAGAACTCATAAAATGCTGTTCAATAGGCTAGCCAATGACGCAGCgacaatactttattaaatatcgaatatgtattttgtatattatttattaatgagtatttttttta comes from Nymphalis io chromosome 15, ilAglIoxx1.1, whole genome shotgun sequence and encodes:
- the LOC126773913 gene encoding armadillo repeat-containing protein 5 isoform X3, producing MVKDKRNEMLSLNAVRCISALLSTECEKKGIIKSVHREREEPKKSQEELINAILKCMGHFTTYSVVDCAEQIKGNGKGYHSLVALIKTHEPIALKCLFNLCYITKSRLLLGQAGLIECLVDLLQKRSDVSSWPEGATKALSQLSRESVNRSHLRNCGGLSLLVAAARDDSYALHALLQYVFDDESFQMLIRTGLVGLLTDKLKDYISTMEYDHNIEIVKSGSSSVPVRRKETPENEPGSVYDIALQNLTENNIGPGLFARRKSILLSETTDDLKVVIERDSLFVGFVDAIDSDASAPSESEDNEPPPPSPPSPPRRKGVKRARSKSPNLLQKKSHIIKMAHKDWAAGVYWEPMSTDWSSPCQSPTETSTNQDKSPMSPASDVNFSDFSPELKGSSSRRNRWDLSPDSGTSAGEGGSTSPNRSDYQWSPSSSGPSSPYSTNDESSDSEISGRYSPVCSDTDSDSEDEEKNISAKADTELKAAQVVQDLDELVMDDQSDHEDSPSDDVCKIDINSKTSVIACVMVLLFRVAHGSCRTCSTVRDEAVHNRTMISLTGRECLNGLLDYVERCDRPIGRAARILARVLSNHLCLISILRHRVVLRLYYMTLNSKHPPNLCSQCKQIIRLSSRLLSQLSVLAESSYGIGKICYHLLKGSSSMKQTLSLTLPYIVRTEKVLKKFLIDCNGLNFLLKTIADSKEDIQVCVTALVKLANNIHIKDPKILENRYKDKVQVKYNANLDNLPPENIVIFQLDDSATVRANKLFLCQHSDVFSAMLMGQFRESGEKLVRLKNVSKSALEYLITLLQCGLNNPKCDIEEFPLAENLETTLEVLLLTDRFLFEKLKQLLSSAIVQFKLAPDTADRIYIWSLSEGMGFLCVEAVAYLLTGQMSELDRLKSFKNILNLQFKDQWLEDIKSMIVRQLVK
- the LOC126773913 gene encoding armadillo repeat-containing protein 5 isoform X1, which gives rise to MDINDVKNALEGLNSSSSKRIQDSLLYIKSNVIVNDKGIKLFRDCDGLNYLLPHLRKPNERILDLTLSILGNLCLEEKSNILIGQLNSYGSLVTILNTVCRDSILGRTSRVIGNLAQNQSNAENLHSHGAVKALVDLIENRDKTTSYATLSMAVRAIRQLWMVKDKRNEMLSLNAVRCISALLSTECEKKGIIKSVHREREEPKKSQEELINAILKCMGHFTTYSVVDCAEQIKGNGKGYHSLVALIKTHEPIALKCLFNLCYITKSRLLLGQAGLIECLVDLLQKRSDVSSWPEGATKALSQLSRESVNRSHLRNCGGLSLLVAAARDDSYALHALLQYVFDDESFQMLIRTGLVGLLTDKLKDYISTMEYDHNIEIVKSGSSSVPVRRKETPENEPGSVYDIALQNLTENNIGPGLFARRKSILLSETTDDLKVVIERDSLFVGFVDAIDSDASAPSESEDNEPPPPSPPSPPRRKGVKRARSKSPNLLQKKSHIIKMAHKDWAAGVYWEPMSTDWSSPCQSPTETSTNQDKSPMSPASDVNFSDFSPELKGSSSRRNRWDLSPDSGTSAGEGGSTSPNRSDYQWSPSSSGPSSPYSTNDESSDSEISGRYSPVCSDTDSDSEDEEKNISAKADTELKAAQVVQDLDELVMDDQSDHEDSPSDDVCKIDINSKTSVIACVMVLLFRVAHGSCRTCSTVRDEAVHNRTMISLTGRECLNGLLDYVERCDRPIGRAARILARVLSNHLCLISILRHRVVLRLYYMTLNSKHPPNLCSQCKQIIRLSSRLLSQLSVLAESSYGIGKICYHLLKGSSSMKQTLSLTLPYIVRTEKVLKKFLIDCNGLNFLLKTIADSKEDIQVCVTALVKLANNIHIKDPKILENRYKDKVQVKYNANLDNLPPENIVIFQLDDSATVRANKLFLCQHSDVFSAMLMGQFRESGEKLVRLKNVSKSALEYLITLLQCGLNNPKCDIEEFPLAENLETTLEVLLLTDRFLFEKLKQLLSSAIVQFKLAPDTADRIYIWSLSEGMGFLCVEAVAYLLTGQMSELDRLKSFKNILNLQFKDQWLEDIKSMIVRQLVK
- the LOC126773913 gene encoding armadillo repeat-containing protein 5 isoform X2, with amino-acid sequence MDINDVKNALEGLNSSSSKRIQDSLLYIKSNVIVNDKGIKLFRDCDGLNYLLPHLRKPNERILDLTLSILGNLCLEEKSNILIGQLNSYGSLVTILNTVCRDSILGRTSRVIGNLAQNQSNAENLHSHGAVKALVDLIENRDKTTSYATLSMAVRAIRQLWMVKDKRNEMLSLNAVRCISALLSTECEKKGIIKSVHREREEPKKSQEELINAILKCMGHFTTYSVVDCAEQIKGNGKGYHSLVALIKTHEPIALKCLFNLCYITKSRLLLGQAGLIECLVDLLQKRSDVSSWPEGATKALSQLSRESVNRSHLRNCGGLSLLVAAARDDSYALHALLQYVFDDECLVGLLTDKLKDYISTMEYDHNIEIVKSGSSSVPVRRKETPENEPGSVYDIALQNLTENNIGPGLFARRKSILLSETTDDLKVVIERDSLFVGFVDAIDSDASAPSESEDNEPPPPSPPSPPRRKGVKRARSKSPNLLQKKSHIIKMAHKDWAAGVYWEPMSTDWSSPCQSPTETSTNQDKSPMSPASDVNFSDFSPELKGSSSRRNRWDLSPDSGTSAGEGGSTSPNRSDYQWSPSSSGPSSPYSTNDESSDSEISGRYSPVCSDTDSDSEDEEKNISAKADTELKAAQVVQDLDELVMDDQSDHEDSPSDDVCKIDINSKTSVIACVMVLLFRVAHGSCRTCSTVRDEAVHNRTMISLTGRECLNGLLDYVERCDRPIGRAARILARVLSNHLCLISILRHRVVLRLYYMTLNSKHPPNLCSQCKQIIRLSSRLLSQLSVLAESSYGIGKICYHLLKGSSSMKQTLSLTLPYIVRTEKVLKKFLIDCNGLNFLLKTIADSKEDIQVCVTALVKLANNIHIKDPKILENRYKDKVQVKYNANLDNLPPENIVIFQLDDSATVRANKLFLCQHSDVFSAMLMGQFRESGEKLVRLKNVSKSALEYLITLLQCGLNNPKCDIEEFPLAENLETTLEVLLLTDRFLFEKLKQLLSSAIVQFKLAPDTADRIYIWSLSEGMGFLCVEAVAYLLTGQMSELDRLKSFKNILNLQFKDQWLEDIKSMIVRQLVK